DNA from Rubripirellula lacrimiformis:
AAATGCCGCTGATTCGCCGGGGATCAGCATCTCGCCGAACGGGCCATTGCGGATTCCCAGCCAACCAGCCTTTCGAAGCACTCGGTTGATCGATACGGGCCGCTGGACGGGCACGAGTCCGTATTCCGAAACCACCACCACCCGGGCGCCGATCGCGTCGGCAGCGTCGATGATGCGGCCCGCGGCGGCGTCGACCTCCGCCACGCGTGCTGGGTCGTGGTGCGGCAGTCGTTGGAAGTCGTAATCCAGGTGCGGCAGATAGGCGAGTGTCAGTTGGGGTTGTTTCTGACGCATCACGATGGCGGTCGCATCGGCGATCCAGTCCGAACTGGGGAGGCCAGCGCCGGGGCCCCAGAACGAAAAGAACGGGAACGGGCCCAGCTTCTTCGTCAGTTCGCATCCGGTGTGGTCCAGGATGTCGAATGCCTTCGATCCGTCGCACCCGTAATGCGGTTTAGGAGTTGCCGAGTACTGAACGCCTGATGATTGGTTGAACCACCAAAACATCTTGGCGGTTTCGACGCCGTCGTAAAACTTCGGCCCCTGGATCAGCGAATTGGCTTGTTGCCAAAATCGGACTTCCTGGGTGTCGCGAAAGTACCATCCATTGCCCACGATCCCGTGATCGCGTGGCGCCATGCCGGTCAGCATGGTCGCCTGGGATGTGCAGGTCACCGCCGGCAGCGGGCTTTGCCAAGCCGATGCTGTTCCGACGCTGGCGATTCGCGGCGCGTGGGCCAGCAGTCGAGGTGTCAGTCCAACAACGTTGATGATGCAAACACGTGTCATGGCTAAATCGAATCGGTTCGCTTGAGTTCGCCGCTTTTGTATTTGCCCCAATAACTGTCCAGTTGACGCCGAACCACTCCGCTAAGCAGGAACACGCCCAGTAGGTTCGGGAAGCTCATCCCCAGGATCATCAGGTCACTGAAATCAAGGATGTTGCCTCGCGTGACGATCGATCCCAATACCGTGAACATCAGGAATAGAATCTTGTAAAACACCGACGAACTGGCGCCGAAAAGTTGCACCCAGCATCGCTCGCCATAGTAGGACCAACTGATGCAGGTCGAATACGCGAACAGCACGACAGCGAAGTACAGGATATATCGGAACCAGTCGTGGCCGCCGACCGCGAAGGCGTGCAGGGTGACTTTGGCACCCTGGTCAGCGGCAATGGCAGATTCCATTTCTGGTGCCGAATAGGCGCCCGTCACGACGACCACCAGCGCGGTGATCGTGCAGACCACGACGGTGTCGATGAACGGTTCTAGCAAAGCGACGATACCTTCGCTGACCGGTTCGTCGGTCTTGGCGGCCGAGTGGGCGATGGCTGCGGATCCGACGCCGGCTTCGTTGCTGAACACCGCCCGTTTGATGCCGATCACCAGCACGCCTAGGAAGCCGCCGTACATGGCCTTGGGGTTGAATGCTTCGGTCACGATCGTGACGACGGCGGCAGGGATCGCGGCGTAATGGAGGATCAGGATGTAGAGCGCCGCAGCGACATAGGCAAAGCACATGAAGGGAACGATCTTGCCGGCGACCGCACCGATGCTGCGGATGCCGCCAACAATCACAACTCCCACCGCAAAAGCCATCACAAGGCCGTAAATCACGGGGTGAGTTTGCAGGATTGGGACGTCACCGCGGATCGCTTCGAGCGACTGTCCGACTTGGAATGCGTTGCCGCCACCGAAGCTGGCACCGATGCAAAGCAGCATGAAAATGACGGCCAGGACACTGCCTAGTCCGCCCATTCCGATGTCTGCAAGTCCGG
Protein-coding regions in this window:
- a CDS encoding alkaline phosphatase family protein: MTRVCIINVVGLTPRLLAHAPRIASVGTASAWQSPLPAVTCTSQATMLTGMAPRDHGIVGNGWYFRDTQEVRFWQQANSLIQGPKFYDGVETAKMFWWFNQSSGVQYSATPKPHYGCDGSKAFDILDHTGCELTKKLGPFPFFSFWGPGAGLPSSDWIADATAIVMRQKQPQLTLAYLPHLDYDFQRLPHHDPARVAEVDAAAGRIIDAADAIGARVVVVSEYGLVPVQRPVSINRVLRKAGWLGIRNGPFGEMLIPGESAAFAVADHQLAHVYVRDRSMIPDVQSALLATPGIAQVVAPETIGLDHPRSGELIALADSDAWFTYYYWLDEARAPDFARTVDIHRKPGYDPCELFMTSKVRIAARLAQKKLGFRYKMDVIPLDANLVRGSHGIHPESPDDGPVIVGPPTTDSRDAESHTSTASDATNNSISLPTDMQDFAAYVKSLLATEPPKGGN
- a CDS encoding alanine/glycine:cation symporter family protein, with protein sequence MPTARLLILPVLLCLLSAPFASAQSDTPPPPVPPPVAGETSDDAPESPQAVDADAVDADAATSTDTEANAEAETDTDAPPQTWSHKIDEAFGKYIVANAAFVIFYDFGTEQWLGTKIPFVVVWLLFGAIFLTIRMGFINLRAFRHAIDLIRGVYDSPDEPGEVTHFQALAAALSATVGLGNIAGVAIAIGTGGPGATLWIIMIGLLGMTSKFAECTLGQLYRVTDEKGHVLGGPMRYLKTGLADIGMGGLGSVLAVIFMLLCIGASFGGGNAFQVGQSLEAIRGDVPILQTHPVIYGLVMAFAVGVVIVGGIRSIGAVAGKIVPFMCFAYVAAALYILILHYAAIPAAVVTIVTEAFNPKAMYGGFLGVLVIGIKRAVFSNEAGVGSAAIAHSAAKTDEPVSEGIVALLEPFIDTVVVCTITALVVVVTGAYSAPEMESAIAADQGAKVTLHAFAVGGHDWFRYILYFAVVLFAYSTCISWSYYGERCWVQLFGASSSVFYKILFLMFTVLGSIVTRGNILDFSDLMILGMSFPNLLGVFLLSGVVRRQLDSYWGKYKSGELKRTDSI